A single Hippocampus zosterae strain Florida chromosome 17, ASM2543408v3, whole genome shotgun sequence DNA region contains:
- the rnf216 gene encoding E3 ubiquitin-protein ligase RNF216, which yields MADGCSDDDVIHLASFNIHRSQGSSGRQRELITISDDSDEETVTLVPRSPVLVPDDDAAGDDVSILEPQAPARRHVIRPAAKWSGIPQNLSKFGANSGGLMRDPFAPSTSRDAIAHTSAVHASVLTQANPITNSQQLQTGTPQEIKVEARVDSSTQTQSTSVFAPAVTQGAEHLQPSTSGPACSTGQLLAWPQPSTSHGVVSKTLPASTTSQERACKNTSVQDNPQASTSSAHPQPLASTSTQFQPSGSGKLVAQLLQEETLNPVNGAFALITQPQQQNKAQATPQPVLHPMGGNLPQIEPHPLAQAPAQTPAQAPPTHRVAPRIQSAVLIAAAPQRLGPPEAGHQIMLGSQAAGKAGFNPRPLGGTSSAFPQVHINENLNHPAGPAPAPAALVPHNSIQMHQNLHLGPNPERVVNPVPGLVAFPPDFPPDPEDFPRIEDARPGPSEPHERLELQHHIRTLIRGVLDLFPNVQEAYVAELIRTNHVEDLNVICNLLLENPEYPKTEAAAAIVAPISILLESGDSNAEVTEDLFDYDKLGPVGPETMTQAADLLMADFRMISCQDIKWALNALKGHYAITRKALFEALKKVQESGDSSGKRRRSRMSTVRCYIDFHFEHGQVKFEKRMYFLEKGRRYCRTYNNLEASLQKELTFFQQKAKEWAEHEDFLLALQVNEDEYKKDGQLIECGCCYGEFAFEKMTQCSDGHLFCKECLVKYAQEAVFGSGKSELSCMESGCLCSYPVCELEKVLPENILCKYYERQAEEAVAATCADELVRCPFCNFPALLDKDMYLFSCPNPRCRKESCRKCHVQWKLHVGKTCEQVLEKDEIHMRVLIEERMTAARVRKCVKCGTGLVKSEGCNRMSCRCGGYMCYLCRKPITGYNHFCQHARSPGAPCRHCRKCSLWTDPTQDDERNIQEIQKEGEVQLNKKFADQLGKRVGPPPEDIHENKRPHVDPPLENPPPPPPRHPQAVQAPLFVPPHAHYPPGLPQGQMYMINPLPPAPYVPPLPNLLPLNNNNHHHHHNRHADQHPLNLNMIDMPMHYGPAHRYFRPL from the exons ATGGCAGATGGATGCAGTGATGACGATGTCATTCACCTGGCAAGTTTCAACATCCACCGAAGTCAAG GCTCCAGCGGCCGTCAGAGGGAGCTGATCACCATTTCTGATGACTCTGATGAGGAAACTGTGACTTTGGTACCTCGCAGTCCTGTATTAGTTCCAGATGACGACGCTGCTGGAGATGATGTCAGCATACTAGAA CCACAAGCTCCTGCGCGCAGACATGTAATACGACCGGCGGCAAAGTGGAGTGGGATTCCGCAAAACCTTAGCAAATTCGGTGCAAATTCCGGCGGTCTTATGAGGGACCCGTTTGCCCCCTCCACCTCCAGAGACGCTATTGCGCACACATCTGCAGTTCACGCATCCGTACTCACACAAGCAAACCCAATAACGAACTCCCAGCAGCTACAAACTGGGACGCCACAAGAGATAAAGGTGGAAGCCCGAGTCGATTCTTCGACTCAAACTCAATCTACCTCCGTATTCGCTCCAGCTGTCACACAAGGTGCAGAGCACCTTCAGCCTAGCACATCTGGACCGGCTTGCTCCACGGGACAATTATTAGCTTGGCCACAGCCAAGCACGTCACACGGTGTTGTTTCAAAGACACTTCCTGCCTCCACGACGTCTCAAGAAAGGGCATGTAAAAATACCAGCGTTCAAGACAATCCTCAGGCAAGCACTTCGTCTGCACACCCGCAGCCTCTAGCCAGCACATCGACGCAATTTCAGCCTAGCGGGTCGGGGAAACTAGTAGCCCAGCTTCTCCAGGAGGAGACGTTGAACCCCGTCAACGGAGCCTTCGCTTTGATCACGCAGCCtcagcaacaaaacaaagccCAGGCGACCCCCCAGCCTGTCCTGCATCCCATGGGCGGCAATCTTCCTCAGATTGAACCCCACCCCCTTGCCCAGGCTCCAGCCCAGACTCCGGCCCAGGCACCCCCGACCCATCGAGTGGCACCTAGAATACAGTCTGCAGTGCTAATAGCTGCAGCCCCTCAGAGGCTGGGACCTCCAGAGGCGGGCCACCAAATTATGCTCGGCAGCCAGGCAGCTGGGAAGGCCGGGTTCAATCCTCGGCCACTGGGTGGCACCTCGAGTGCGTTTCCGCAAGTGCACATCAACGAGAATTTAAACCACCCTGCTGGGCCAGCTCCGGCTCCAGCAGCTTTGGTTCCCCACAACAGTATACAGATGCATCAGAATCTGCATCTCGGCCCAAACCCAGAGAGGGTGGTGAACCCAGTCCCCGGTCTGGTCGCCTTCCCTCCCGACTTCCCTCCCGATCCTGAAGATTTTCCCAGAATAGAGGATGCCAGGCCTGGTCCATCCGAGCCGCATGAGAGGTTGGAGCTGCAGCACCACATCAGAACCCTCATTCGTGGTGTC ttGGATCTCTTTCCAAATGTTCAAGAAGCTTATGTAGCAGAACTGATCCGAACAAATCATGTGGAAGACCTGAATGT TATCTGTAACCTGCTGTTGGAGAATCCAGAATATCCAAAGACAGAGGCTGCTGCAGCCATAGTAGCTCCCATCAGCATCTTACTGGAGTCTGGAGACAGTAACGCGGAG GTAACGGAGGATCTGTTTGATTACGACAAGCTGGGCCCGGTCGGTCCGGAGACAATGACACAGGCCGCCGACTTGCTCATGGCAGACTTCCGGATGATCAGTTGTCAAGACATCAAATGGGCCCTCAATGCCCTCAAAGGACATTATGCAATCACACGCAAG GCCTTATTTGAAGCTCTGAAAAAGGTTCAAGAATCAGGCGACTCCTCAGGAAAGCGACGACGAAGCAGAATGTCCACTGTACGCTGCTACATCGATTTCCATTTTGAGCacg GTCAGGTAAAGTTTGAAAAGAGGATGTACTTTTTGGAAAAAGGCCGACGCTACTGCAGGACATACAACAACTTGGAAGCTTCTTTACAAAAGGAGCTTACCTTCTTCCAACAGAAAGCCAAGGAATGGGCCGAG CATGAGGACTTCCTCCTGGCGCTGCAAGTCAACGAAGATGAATATAAGaaa GATGGCCAGCTGATTGAGTGCGGCTGTTGCTACGGAGAGTTTGCCTTTGAGAAAATGACACAGTGTTCGGATGGCCACTTGTTCTGTAAAGAGTGCCTCGTCAAATATGCGCAAGAAGCCGTGTTTGGCTCTGGAAAG TCAGAGCTAAGCTGCATGGAGTCGGGCTGCCTTTGCTCGTACCCGGTCTGCGAACTGGAGAAAGTCCTACCAGAAAACATCCTTTGCAAATACTACGAGAGGCAGGCGGAGGAGGCCGTCGCCGCCACCTGCGCGGATGAACTCGTAAG gtgTCCCTTCTGCAACTTTCCAGCCTTGCTGGACAAAGATATGTATCTCTTCAGCTGCCCCAATCCTCGCTGCCGCAAG GAAAGCTGTCGAAAGTGCCACGTGCAATGGAAACTGCATGTGGGGAAGACGTGCGAGCAAGTCCTGGAGAAAGACGAGATCCACATGAGGGTGCTAAT TGAGGAGCGCATGACGGCCGCCCGGGTGAGGAAGTGCGTCAAGTGCGGCACGGGCCTGGTCAAGTCGGAAGGCTGCAACCGCATGTCGTGTCGCTGTGGCGGCTACATGTGCTACCTCTGCCGAAAGCCCATCACCGGATACAACCACTTCTGCCAGCACGCTCGCTCGCCGGGCGCTCCCTGCCGCCACTGCCGCAAGTGTTCCCTCTGGACCGACCCCACG CAAGATGACGAGCGGAACATCCAGGAGATCCAGAAGGAGGGAGAAGTGCAGCTGAATAAGAAGTTTGCAG ATCAATTGGGAAAGAGAGTCGGCCCGCCCCCGGAGGACATCCATGAGAACAAGCGTCCTCATGTGGATCCGCCTCTCGaaaacccccctcccccgcctccccgtcacCCCCAAGCGGTGCAGGCTCCCCTCTTCGTGCCCCCTCACGCCCATTACCCTCCCGGCCTGCCCCAAGGCCAGATGTACATGATCAACCCGCTACCCCCGGCGCCCTACGTGCCCCCGCTGCCAAACTTGCTCCCTTTGAACAACAAtaaccaccatcaccaccacaatCGTCATGCCGACCAGCACCCTCTAAATCTGAACATGATTGACATGCCCATGCACTACGGCCCCGCCCACCGCTACTTCAGGCCTTTATAA